A genomic window from Flavobacterium azooxidireducens includes:
- a CDS encoding tRNA-binding protein: MLSWEEFEKIEMRIGTILEVNDFPEARKPAYQLTIDFGDEIGIRKTSAQITKRYSKEELIGKQIVAVVNFPKKQIGKFMSECLVLGSVGAENDIILLSSDKKVENGLRIG, translated from the coding sequence ATGTTGAGTTGGGAAGAATTTGAAAAGATAGAAATGCGAATTGGAACTATTTTAGAAGTAAATGATTTTCCTGAAGCTCGAAAACCTGCCTATCAGTTAACAATTGATTTTGGAGATGAAATTGGAATTAGAAAAACATCTGCTCAAATTACGAAACGATATAGTAAAGAAGAATTAATAGGAAAGCAAATTGTAGCCGTCGTGAACTTTCCAAAAAAACAAATCGGGAAATTTATGAGTGAGTGTTTGGTACTCGGTTCTGTAGGAGCAGAGAATGATATTATCTTGCTTTCTTCTGACAAGAAAGTTGAAAATGGCTTACGAATTGGATAA
- the bshA gene encoding N-acetyl-alpha-D-glucosaminyl L-malate synthase BshA → MKIAIVCYPTFGGSGVVATELGLELAQRGHEIHFITYKQPVRLALLNPNLHYHEVNVPEYPLFHYQPYELALSSKLVDMVKLHKIELLHVHYAIPHAYAGYMAKQMLKAEGIYIPMVTTLHGTDITLVGKHPFYKSAVTFSINQSDVVTSVSQSLKDDTYKHFAVSKDIEVIPNFIEINKIKIEEGTPCYRSLMANDGERIITHISNFRKVKRIPDIIKIFYKIQQQIPAKLMMVGEGPEKENAELLCEELGISNKVIFFGNSNEIDKILCFTDLFLLPSETESFGLAALEAMACHVPVISTNTGGLPEVNSDGFSGYLSNVGDIDAMAANAIKIIQDDSTLSTFKKNAFSIAKQFDIINILPLYEAVYEKAIKNQFNSISN, encoded by the coding sequence ATGAAAATAGCAATAGTTTGTTATCCAACGTTTGGAGGAAGTGGCGTGGTCGCTACAGAATTGGGGTTAGAATTGGCACAACGTGGTCATGAAATTCACTTCATAACCTACAAGCAACCGGTTCGATTAGCGTTACTTAATCCAAATTTACATTATCACGAAGTAAATGTTCCCGAATATCCACTATTTCATTATCAACCTTATGAATTGGCACTTTCGAGTAAGTTGGTTGATATGGTAAAACTGCACAAAATTGAATTATTGCACGTGCATTATGCCATTCCGCATGCTTATGCAGGTTACATGGCCAAACAAATGTTGAAAGCGGAAGGTATTTATATTCCAATGGTGACAACTTTGCACGGCACAGATATTACGTTAGTTGGAAAACATCCTTTCTATAAATCGGCAGTAACTTTTAGCATTAATCAATCGGATGTAGTGACTTCGGTTTCTCAAAGTTTAAAAGATGATACCTATAAACACTTTGCTGTTTCAAAAGATATTGAAGTCATTCCTAATTTTATCGAAATAAATAAAATCAAAATAGAAGAAGGAACGCCTTGTTACAGATCGCTCATGGCGAATGACGGAGAGCGTATCATTACCCACATAAGTAATTTTAGAAAAGTAAAACGAATTCCGGATATTATTAAGATTTTTTATAAAATTCAACAACAAATTCCTGCCAAACTAATGATGGTGGGCGAGGGGCCGGAAAAGGAAAATGCTGAATTATTATGTGAAGAACTAGGTATTTCTAACAAAGTTATCTTTTTTGGAAACAGCAATGAAATTGATAAAATTTTGTGTTTCACCGATTTATTTTTACTTCCATCTGAAACTGAAAGCTTTGGATTGGCAGCCTTAGAAGCCATGGCTTGCCATGTTCCTGTTATTTCCACCAATACTGGTGGCTTGCCGGAGGTTAATAGTGATGGTTTTTCCGGTTATTTAAGCAATGTAGGCGATATTGATGCAATGGCTGCCAATGCAATTAAAATAATTCAAGATGATTCAACGTTATCTACCTTTAAAAAGAATGCTTTTTCGATTGCAAAACAATTTGATATAATCAATATACTTCCGCTTTATGAGGCTGTTTATGAAAAAGCGATCAAAAATCAATTTAATTCTATTTCTAATTAA
- a CDS encoding protease complex subunit PrcB family protein, which produces MKKIIALTSVCLLLFSCSTQKNTDEKPPLYEILKQKEIGGANFRFFEIITEQKEFKMLLNDSDLKNKIKPSDIYTSNFLLLNMGEKNSGGYSFSIENVEETENDIIITIKENAPKGMATTVMTYPISIVKINSKKNIIIK; this is translated from the coding sequence ATGAAAAAAATTATTGCCTTAACTTCTGTTTGTTTGTTATTGTTTTCATGTTCTACACAAAAAAATACAGATGAAAAACCACCACTTTATGAAATTTTAAAACAAAAGGAGATTGGCGGAGCAAATTTTCGTTTTTTTGAAATTATTACAGAGCAAAAAGAATTTAAAATGTTGTTGAATGATTCGGATTTGAAAAATAAAATCAAACCTTCGGATATCTACACAAGTAATTTTTTATTGTTAAATATGGGAGAGAAAAATTCCGGAGGTTATTCATTTTCAATTGAAAATGTAGAAGAAACCGAAAATGACATCATTATAACGATCAAAGAAAATGCACCAAAAGGAATGGCGACAACAGTAATGACTTATCCAATTTCAATAGTCAAGATTAATTCTAAAAAGAATATCATTATAAAATAA
- a CDS encoding dicarboxylate/amino acid:cation symporter produces the protein MKLALHWKILIGMILGLVFGYLMKNMELKEIVVDWIKPFGTIFINLLKMIAVPLIVVSLIVGLSDLKDISKLSKLGGRTVALYLFSTICAVSIGLVLANLIRPGDYINDESRKSLLDNFAGDAAQKIELAEKAKNSGPLQPLVDVVPDNFFMAMTDNASMLQVILFVILIGIGLILIDENKAKPVVDFFKGLNDVILKIIDIIMLGAPIGVFALMAALMVEIPDFSTLNALLIYALTVVLGLSVMVFVLYPTLLIVLAKYSPVKFFKAISPAQLLAFSTSSSAATLPVTMERVTEHVGVDEEVSSFVLPLGATVNMDGTSLYQAVAAVFIAQAMGIPLDLQTQLMIVVTATLASIGSAAVPSAGMVMLVIVLGQAGIPEAGLALVFAIDRPLDMCRTVVNVTSDATVATVVASSVGKINT, from the coding sequence ATGAAACTAGCTTTACATTGGAAGATTCTTATCGGAATGATTCTTGGATTGGTCTTTGGGTATCTAATGAAAAACATGGAACTCAAAGAAATTGTTGTCGATTGGATAAAGCCTTTCGGAACAATTTTTATCAATTTATTAAAAATGATAGCAGTTCCGTTGATTGTTGTTTCATTGATAGTCGGACTTTCTGACTTAAAAGACATTTCAAAATTATCTAAACTTGGAGGAAGAACGGTTGCTTTGTATTTATTTTCAACTATTTGTGCCGTTTCTATTGGATTAGTTTTAGCAAATTTAATTAGACCTGGTGATTATATTAATGATGAATCTAGAAAAAGTTTATTAGATAATTTTGCCGGTGATGCAGCTCAAAAAATTGAATTGGCAGAAAAAGCAAAAAACAGTGGTCCTTTACAACCTTTGGTAGATGTGGTACCGGATAATTTTTTTATGGCGATGACAGACAATGCCTCAATGTTACAAGTCATTCTTTTTGTAATTTTAATTGGAATAGGTTTAATTTTAATCGACGAAAACAAAGCCAAGCCTGTTGTAGATTTTTTCAAGGGTTTGAACGATGTAATCTTAAAAATAATAGACATCATCATGCTTGGAGCTCCAATAGGTGTGTTTGCTCTAATGGCCGCATTAATGGTAGAGATTCCTGATTTTTCTACTCTAAATGCACTTTTGATTTATGCGTTAACAGTTGTGCTTGGACTTTCTGTGATGGTTTTTGTTTTATATCCAACTTTGTTGATTGTTTTGGCGAAATATTCTCCGGTTAAATTTTTTAAAGCTATTTCTCCAGCTCAATTATTAGCATTTTCAACGAGTTCAAGTGCTGCAACTTTGCCTGTTACAATGGAGAGAGTGACTGAACATGTAGGTGTTGATGAAGAGGTTTCCAGTTTTGTTTTACCATTAGGAGCCACTGTAAATATGGACGGAACTAGTTTATATCAAGCTGTCGCCGCTGTATTTATTGCTCAAGCAATGGGAATTCCGTTGGATTTACAAACACAATTAATGATTGTGGTTACAGCCACTTTGGCATCCATTGGTTCTGCTGCTGTGCCAAGTGCCGGAATGGTAATGCTCGTAATTGTTTTGGGACAAGCCGGAATTCCTGAAGCTGGATTGGCTTTGGTTTTTGCAATTGACAGACCTTTAGATATGTGTAGAACCGTAGTAAATGTAACGAGTGACGCAACAGTTGCTACGGTTGTTGCAAGTTCAGTTGGGAAAATTAATACATAA
- a CDS encoding UDP-2,3-diacylglucosamine diphosphatase: MLKKRKVEVVVISDVHLGTFGCHAKELYHYLSTIKPKILVLNGDIIDIWQFRKSYFPKSHLKVIKKIIDLASKGTEVYYITGNHDEMLRKFSDTKIGNFSILDKLVLELDEKKAWIFHGDVFDASVQHSKWIAKLGGWGYDLLIVANRFVNWILQKMGKEPYSFSKKIKANVKKAVKFISDFEVTASELAIENHYDYVICGHIHEPKMTRKVNKKGTTFYLNSGDWVENLTALEYNKKRWKLYRYDKDSNMIEEDFFEMETKLSEQLIASLLFSKK; the protein is encoded by the coding sequence ATGCTTAAAAAGAGAAAAGTTGAAGTGGTTGTTATTTCCGATGTACATCTCGGAACGTTTGGTTGCCACGCAAAAGAACTTTATCACTATCTTTCTACTATCAAACCGAAGATTCTTGTTTTAAATGGTGATATCATTGATATTTGGCAGTTTCGCAAATCTTATTTTCCAAAATCGCATTTAAAAGTTATCAAAAAAATTATTGATTTAGCTTCCAAAGGAACCGAAGTATATTACATCACAGGAAATCATGATGAAATGTTACGGAAATTCAGTGATACAAAAATTGGAAACTTTTCTATTCTTGATAAATTGGTATTAGAATTAGACGAAAAAAAAGCATGGATTTTTCATGGTGATGTTTTTGATGCTTCGGTGCAACATTCTAAATGGATTGCCAAATTAGGCGGTTGGGGCTATGATTTATTAATCGTTGCCAATCGATTTGTGAATTGGATTCTTCAAAAAATGGGTAAAGAGCCTTACTCCTTCTCAAAAAAAATAAAAGCGAATGTAAAAAAAGCTGTGAAATTTATTTCAGATTTTGAAGTAACCGCATCAGAATTAGCCATTGAAAATCATTATGATTATGTAATTTGCGGACACATTCATGAACCAAAAATGACTAGAAAAGTCAATAAAAAAGGAACTACTTTCTATTTAAATTCAGGTGATTGGGTTGAAAATTTAACCGCTTTGGAATACAACAAAAAGCGTTGGAAATTATATCGCTACGACAAAGATTCTAACATGATTGAAGAAGATTTCTTTGAAATGGAAACCAAACTTAGCGAACAACTTATTGCTTCATTGCTATTTTCAAAAAAATAG
- the aroC gene encoding chorismate synthase, whose translation MAGNSYGTLFRLTTFGESHGEALGGVIDGCPPGISLDFEAIQQEMIRRKPGQSAIVTQRKEPDEVQFLSGIFEGKTTGTPIGFIIPNTNQKSDDYSHIKEAFRPSHADFTYERKYGIRDYRGGGRSSARETASRVVAGAIAKQMLSDVKINAFVSSVGDIFIDKPYQDLDFSKIENNPVRCPDEVTAAKMEELIRSIRKDGDTVGGTITCVIQNVPIGLGEPVFDKLHAELGKAMLSINAVKGFEFGSGFCGARMKGSEHNDLFNENGTTKSNLSGGIQGGISNGMDIYFRVAFKPVATIMQKQTTIDKEGNSVDLEGKGRHDPCVVPRAVPIVEAMAAIVLADFYLLQKTYK comes from the coding sequence ATGGCAGGAAATAGCTATGGAACTTTATTCAGACTCACCACTTTTGGAGAATCGCACGGCGAAGCTTTAGGCGGTGTAATCGATGGTTGTCCTCCCGGAATTTCGTTAGATTTTGAAGCTATTCAACAAGAAATGATTCGGCGAAAACCAGGACAATCAGCAATTGTAACCCAACGAAAAGAACCAGACGAAGTTCAGTTTTTATCCGGAATTTTTGAAGGAAAAACAACCGGAACACCAATTGGTTTTATTATTCCAAATACGAATCAAAAATCGGATGATTATAGCCATATTAAAGAAGCATTCAGACCAAGTCATGCTGATTTTACGTATGAAAGAAAATACGGGATCAGAGATTATCGCGGTGGCGGAAGAAGTTCTGCACGCGAAACAGCCAGTAGAGTAGTGGCAGGAGCAATTGCAAAACAAATGCTTTCGGATGTAAAAATCAATGCGTTTGTTTCTTCTGTGGGTGATATTTTTATTGATAAACCCTATCAAGACTTAGATTTTTCTAAAATTGAAAATAATCCGGTTCGTTGTCCGGATGAAGTTACGGCAGCCAAAATGGAAGAATTAATTCGTTCTATAAGAAAAGACGGTGACACAGTTGGCGGAACGATAACCTGCGTGATTCAAAATGTTCCAATTGGTTTAGGTGAACCTGTTTTTGATAAATTGCATGCTGAATTAGGAAAAGCCATGTTGTCCATCAATGCAGTAAAAGGTTTTGAATTTGGAAGCGGCTTTTGTGGAGCAAGAATGAAAGGAAGCGAGCACAACGATTTATTTAATGAAAACGGAACTACAAAATCCAATTTATCTGGAGGAATTCAGGGCGGAATTTCTAACGGAATGGATATCTATTTTAGAGTAGCATTCAAACCTGTTGCCACCATCATGCAGAAACAAACAACAATTGATAAAGAAGGAAATTCTGTTGATTTAGAAGGAAAGGGAAGACATGATCCGTGTGTGGTGCCAAGAGCTGTTCCCATCGTGGAGGCAATGGCAGCTATCGTATTAGCAGATTTTTACTTATTACAAAAAACTTATAAATAA
- a CDS encoding T9SS-dependent choice-of-anchor J family protein has protein sequence MKKLLLTFSLLFSLTTFSQITIFEDSFEAYDDFSTNAFGNWTGLDLDLLNTYLPSGMPDGVELWGTAGDPQSFMVFNPTAAQVTNSTEACATDTEDRNFNPRTGSKYAGCWAGIPNSNDQVGVGANDDWLVSPAIQLGSAGNVLRFWIKGLSTCYGNEKYRVGIYVGNGTPTSSSDFTVISGIPILQTTTDWTERIININQTYAGQVVRFGIRCISDDRYFFMVDDFKVTATTLGVNDVLSSKFAVYPNPSNSFVTITNNDSILLSNVSFTDLNGRTVKNQDFTGVSSAEINVSDLTTGIYFMNVNTDQGMVTKKFVKN, from the coding sequence ATGAAAAAACTACTACTTACATTTTCTTTGTTGTTTTCATTAACAACTTTTTCTCAAATAACTATTTTTGAGGACAGTTTTGAAGCTTATGATGATTTTTCTACAAATGCTTTTGGCAACTGGACTGGATTGGATTTAGATTTACTAAACACATATCTTCCTTCTGGAATGCCTGATGGTGTTGAGTTATGGGGTACTGCTGGAGATCCTCAATCATTTATGGTATTTAATCCTACAGCAGCACAAGTAACTAATTCTACAGAAGCTTGTGCGACCGACACTGAAGACAGAAATTTTAACCCAAGAACAGGTAGCAAATATGCTGGATGTTGGGCTGGAATTCCAAATTCAAACGATCAAGTGGGTGTTGGAGCTAATGATGATTGGTTGGTGAGTCCGGCTATTCAACTTGGTAGTGCTGGTAACGTTTTGAGATTTTGGATTAAAGGACTTTCAACTTGTTATGGTAATGAAAAATATAGAGTTGGTATTTACGTTGGAAATGGTACACCAACATCAAGTAGTGATTTTACTGTGATATCAGGAATTCCTATTTTGCAAACTACTACTGATTGGACAGAGCGTATTATTAACATTAATCAAACTTATGCTGGTCAAGTTGTTAGATTTGGTATTAGATGTATATCTGATGACAGATACTTTTTTATGGTTGATGATTTCAAAGTAACTGCAACAACTTTAGGAGTTAATGATGTATTAAGCTCTAAATTTGCCGTTTATCCAAATCCTTCAAATTCTTTCGTAACAATTACCAACAACGATTCAATTTTATTAAGTAATGTATCGTTTACAGATTTAAATGGAAGAACAGTTAAGAACCAAGATTTCACTGGCGTTAGTTCTGCAGAAATTAATGTGTCTGACTTAACAACTGGAATTTATTTCATGAATGTTAACACTGATCAAGGTATGGTAACTAAAAAGTTTGTTAAAAACTAA
- a CDS encoding glycogen synthase yields the protein MEIIHISAECYPVAKVGGLADVVGALPKYLNKLGQHAKVVVPGYDNKFTNENEFETIHQGQLRLGWFQFSYTILKEKTNKLGFELYLIAIPELFDRPNVYSYQDDTERFTAFQVAFLNWLTETNQVPDIIHCHDHHTGLIPFMMSHAPIYQHLNRVPTVLTIHNGQYQGWFGFDKLHYLPQVSSSRLGFLEWNGIINPLASAIKCAWKVTTVSPSYLDEMSEKANGLENLLRFERPKCLGILNGIDNEVWNPKTDEMLEFNYDVKNLKAGKEKNKKFLCEQFNLDPTKPLFTFIGRLVGEKGADLLPEICSIALSRNPNEINILILGSGDSNVENSLTQLTHFYSGNYNAYIGYNEKLAHIIYAGADYLLMPSRVEPCGLNQLYALRYGTIPIVRRTGGLKDTVVDIGDGGFGICHDKTSVYDVNHSITRAIDLYNYTKLFDSTRKTIMQIDHSWDKVAQEYIDVYQSLKN from the coding sequence ATGGAAATTATTCATATTAGTGCCGAATGTTATCCGGTGGCAAAAGTGGGCGGTTTAGCCGATGTGGTGGGTGCTTTACCAAAATATTTAAACAAATTAGGTCAACATGCCAAAGTGGTTGTACCTGGTTATGATAATAAATTTACCAATGAAAACGAATTTGAAACTATTCATCAAGGTCAATTGCGATTGGGATGGTTTCAATTTTCATATACAATTCTAAAAGAAAAAACCAATAAACTTGGATTTGAATTGTATTTGATAGCCATTCCTGAATTATTTGACCGACCTAATGTTTATTCCTATCAAGATGATACGGAACGATTTACAGCGTTTCAAGTGGCATTTCTAAATTGGCTAACAGAAACCAATCAAGTTCCTGATATCATTCATTGCCACGATCATCACACTGGATTGATTCCGTTTATGATGTCGCATGCACCAATTTATCAACATTTGAATCGTGTTCCAACGGTTTTAACTATTCATAACGGCCAATACCAAGGATGGTTTGGTTTTGATAAATTGCATTATTTGCCGCAAGTGAGTTCTTCTCGTTTAGGATTTTTAGAATGGAATGGAATCATCAATCCGCTTGCTTCAGCGATAAAATGTGCTTGGAAAGTCACCACCGTTTCGCCAAGTTATTTAGATGAAATGAGCGAAAAAGCAAATGGTTTAGAAAATTTATTACGTTTTGAACGACCAAAATGCCTCGGAATTTTAAACGGAATTGACAATGAAGTTTGGAATCCGAAAACTGACGAAATGCTTGAATTTAATTATGATGTAAAAAATCTAAAAGCAGGAAAAGAGAAGAACAAAAAGTTCCTTTGCGAACAATTTAATTTAGATCCAACCAAACCACTTTTCACATTTATTGGAAGATTAGTTGGCGAAAAAGGAGCTGATTTATTGCCCGAAATTTGTAGCATTGCATTAAGTCGAAATCCAAACGAAATCAACATTTTAATTTTAGGTTCAGGCGATTCGAATGTGGAAAACAGTTTGACGCAACTAACCCATTTTTACAGCGGAAATTACAATGCTTATATTGGTTACAACGAAAAATTAGCTCACATTATTTATGCCGGAGCAGATTATTTATTGATGCCTTCGAGAGTTGAACCGTGTGGATTAAATCAGTTGTATGCTTTACGATACGGCACAATTCCGATTGTGAGAAGAACAGGCGGACTCAAAGATACCGTAGTAGACATTGGTGATGGCGGATTTGGAATTTGCCACGATAAAACCAGCGTTTACGACGTTAATCATTCGATAACGAGAGCGATTGATCTATATAATTATACGAAACTTTTTGACTCAACCAGAAAAACGATCATGCAAATTGACCATTCATGGGATAAAGTTGCACAAGAATATATCGATGTTTACCAATCATTAAAAAATTAA
- a CDS encoding glucose-1-phosphate adenylyltransferase, which yields MKKEVLAIILGGGQGSRLYPLTESRSKPAVPIAGKYRLVDIPISNCINSDIKRMFVLTQFNSASLNQHIKNTYHFSYFSTAFVDILAAEQTPDNPTWFQGTADAVRQCMQHFLNHEFDYALILSGDQLYQMDFNEMINAHQKSGASITIATLPVSAKEAPEFGILKTDENSFISSFIEKPSAELLPQWTSDVSDEMKNEGRHYLASMGIYIFNRDLLIDLMKNPDTKDFGKEIIPQAIGNQRILSYQYEGYWTDIGNIDSFFEANLGLTDDIPKFNLFDNNSKIYTRARVLPPGKTLGKTTIEKSIVAEGCILNSAIIEHSVIGIRARVDEGTIIKNSYVMGSDYYQNLDELNQNIASNIKNIGIGKRCYINNTIVDKNCRIGNDVYLNGGKHLEDSNTPLYTIKEGIIVVKKGAVLPDGFRIE from the coding sequence ATGAAAAAAGAAGTATTAGCCATTATTTTAGGAGGAGGACAAGGCTCACGATTGTATCCATTAACCGAAAGTCGTTCGAAACCGGCTGTTCCGATTGCAGGAAAATATCGTTTAGTGGATATTCCTATTTCAAATTGTATTAATTCAGACATTAAACGAATGTTTGTATTGACGCAATTTAACTCGGCTTCCTTAAATCAACACATCAAAAATACCTATCATTTTAGTTATTTCAGTACTGCTTTTGTCGATATTTTGGCCGCTGAACAAACTCCGGATAATCCTACTTGGTTTCAAGGAACGGCCGATGCGGTTCGTCAATGTATGCAGCACTTTTTGAATCATGAATTCGATTATGCTCTGATTTTATCCGGCGATCAATTGTATCAAATGGATTTTAATGAAATGATTAATGCTCATCAAAAAAGTGGTGCATCAATTACGATTGCTACTTTACCGGTTTCAGCTAAAGAAGCTCCTGAATTTGGAATTTTAAAAACCGATGAAAACAGTTTTATTTCATCTTTTATAGAAAAACCTTCTGCAGAATTACTACCACAATGGACTTCTGATGTGAGTGATGAAATGAAAAATGAAGGTAGACATTATTTGGCTTCAATGGGAATTTACATCTTCAATCGTGATTTATTGATTGACTTGATGAAAAATCCGGACACGAAAGATTTTGGCAAAGAAATTATTCCTCAAGCTATTGGAAATCAACGAATACTAAGTTATCAATACGAAGGATATTGGACAGATATTGGAAATATAGATTCGTTTTTTGAAGCCAATTTAGGTTTAACCGATGATATTCCGAAGTTTAATTTATTTGATAATAATAGTAAAATTTACACTCGTGCAAGGGTTTTACCTCCTGGAAAAACATTAGGAAAAACAACTATTGAAAAATCTATTGTAGCAGAAGGTTGTATTTTGAATTCAGCCATTATCGAACATTCTGTTATTGGAATTCGTGCTCGTGTGGATGAAGGTACAATAATCAAAAATTCGTATGTAATGGGTAGCGATTATTATCAAAACTTAGATGAATTGAATCAAAATATTGCTAGTAACATCAAAAATATTGGGATTGGAAAGCGTTGCTACATCAACAACACCATAGTGGATAAAAATTGTAGAATTGGCAATGATGTTTACTTAAACGGTGGAAAACATTTAGAAGATAGTAACACACCATTGTACACAATTAAAGAAGGTATTATTGTGGTTAAAAAAGGTGCTGTTTTACCGGATGGTTTTAGAATTGAATAG
- a CDS encoding thioredoxin family protein produces the protein MARTESSMISLGTLAPNFHLKDTNSNDFFTFSDCKGEKGTLVFFICNHCPFVHHVIDEIILVANDYRVQGIGIVAISSNDATQYPEDSPELMTEFAFENKFEFPYLYDETQEVAKAFGAACTPDFFLFDNQDKLVYRGQLDDSRPGNGIPLSGNDLRGAIDSVLYNRTVNPNQKPSIGCNIKWKK, from the coding sequence ATGGCAAGAACAGAATCAAGCATGATTTCTTTAGGAACTTTAGCTCCAAACTTTCATTTAAAAGACACCAATTCCAATGATTTTTTCACGTTTTCAGATTGCAAAGGCGAAAAAGGAACGTTAGTTTTTTTTATCTGCAATCATTGTCCGTTTGTGCATCATGTGATAGATGAAATTATTTTGGTTGCCAATGATTACCGTGTACAAGGCATCGGAATCGTAGCCATTTCAAGCAATGATGCGACACAATATCCGGAAGATAGTCCGGAATTAATGACTGAATTTGCTTTTGAAAATAAATTTGAATTTCCGTATTTGTATGATGAAACACAAGAAGTTGCCAAAGCTTTCGGAGCAGCTTGCACGCCCGATTTCTTTCTTTTTGACAATCAGGACAAATTGGTTTACCGCGGACAATTAGACGATTCACGTCCCGGCAACGGCATCCCATTAAGCGGAAACGATTTAAGGGGAGCTATTGATAGTGTTTTGTATAACAGAACCGTCAACCCGAATCAAAAGCCAAGTATCGGATGTAATATTAAATGGAAAAAATAA
- a CDS encoding Lrp/AsnC family transcriptional regulator, which yields MSLDSIDKKLLMLLQADSKKTTKELSMKLNLSVTAVYERIKKLEREGIIENYVALLNRSKINKSFVVFCHVKLIQHTKEYLNTFENEVIQLQEVLECFHVSGDYDYILKVCLSSMEEYREFMVTKLTNLKHIGSTHSSFMISELKNSTQYELL from the coding sequence ATGAGTTTAGATTCAATCGACAAAAAATTATTGATGCTATTGCAAGCAGATAGTAAAAAAACTACTAAAGAATTATCGATGAAATTGAATCTTTCCGTAACTGCAGTTTACGAAAGAATCAAGAAATTAGAACGTGAAGGAATCATCGAAAATTATGTTGCACTTTTGAATCGTTCAAAAATAAACAAAAGTTTTGTTGTTTTTTGTCATGTAAAATTAATTCAGCATACAAAAGAATATTTGAATACTTTTGAAAATGAAGTGATTCAGCTTCAGGAAGTTTTAGAATGTTTTCATGTGAGTGGGGATTATGATTATATATTGAAAGTTTGTTTGAGCAGTATGGAAGAATACCGAGAGTTCATGGTAACCAAACTCACTAATTTAAAACATATTGGTAGTACTCATAGTTCGTTTATGATTAGCGAATTAAAAAATAGTACACAATACGAATTGCTATAA